The Nostoc sp. 'Lobaria pulmonaria (5183) cyanobiont' genome window below encodes:
- a CDS encoding beta strand repeat-containing protein, which translates to MVNRNQSVNKQRQLYQFLIATALLTGSLFQFLAPVLADGTTAGTSISNTATATYEDPNNPGTTINATSNTVVVTVAEVAGITVSASGITDSNGGSVEVNDLLIYTYTLTNVGNDPTKFRVPNLATTTGPGTVSGILPNGGTANNLQYSTDGGATWQNITGTEVITASVAPGGTVLVRVPVTVQAGAQTNDVITVTLGNTPGNAQNQLRSPDGGDVYTVDNADGTVTGEVAGAPVNGTREASATEQIKVGSTLKSYALATVLKVRGVVDTNNTTQITDDKIPYSLSLRVESNDPTNNGISPAALVGTPINVDGSNGNYILVSDAIPAGTQLAAAPTPPPGWQAVYTTEPVTTNANTANWKTFPLKGADTLPGVTRVGFINNPTTITSIAPGTTVNGFSIQLAVKSTATSPLTVSNIAQLFGQTPSTNALVYDESGDQNPSNYDGSTPPPGTDTNGDGVPDTLPAASVSDGYINDSTDLTNTGTDTGNNNTGTGSGGEANSIILQTPVASGILNGPQNAPDATGPSGNNDDFTNKSSLVPAGTLPGAKLDPQSVGFTNTIKNNGTSTGNITLVPTKPTNQLDLPNSTKVTITYNSQSVVYTYDQATGNFTTASTPITISNVASGALINYGVEVDLPANTSLSTDTIPDYTGDKEFGFPIPIAAFIDANNDGAFDKNTEVYNITIDRVYTGFLKLLKVSRVLQGTGTVVQGNDGTFSIDPKKPAPGNIIEYQIQYTNISDPQSGTGNVILNANKVVITEDGTKTPNNWALDNDASGQIDTSNIVGSAKDSGSATIQFFSGNSATSSGIDQTGTTANTDVAKYIDTVTDTIAPGIQRTFTFQRKVN; encoded by the coding sequence ATGGTAAATCGAAATCAATCCGTAAATAAGCAGCGTCAACTTTACCAATTTCTAATAGCAACAGCGTTATTAACTGGTAGCCTTTTCCAATTTCTCGCACCTGTATTAGCTGACGGAACTACAGCAGGTACATCTATCAGCAACACGGCGACTGCGACCTACGAAGATCCCAACAATCCAGGGACAACTATAAATGCCACTTCTAATACTGTCGTTGTCACCGTAGCAGAGGTTGCTGGGATTACCGTCTCAGCATCTGGAATCACAGATAGTAATGGTGGTTCTGTTGAAGTTAACGATTTATTAATATATACCTACACTCTGACAAACGTCGGTAATGACCCTACTAAATTCCGGGTTCCTAACCTAGCAACCACAACTGGGCCAGGTACAGTTTCGGGAATATTACCGAATGGTGGTACAGCTAACAACTTGCAATACAGCACTGATGGCGGCGCAACCTGGCAAAATATCACTGGGACTGAAGTCATTACAGCCTCAGTTGCGCCTGGTGGTACTGTGTTGGTACGTGTGCCAGTTACCGTACAGGCTGGCGCTCAAACAAACGATGTAATTACCGTTACCCTTGGTAATACACCTGGTAATGCTCAGAACCAACTACGAAGTCCCGATGGTGGTGACGTTTATACCGTAGATAACGCAGATGGAACTGTTACTGGTGAGGTAGCTGGCGCACCAGTTAACGGAACAAGGGAAGCTAGTGCAACCGAGCAAATCAAGGTAGGTTCTACCCTGAAGTCCTATGCTTTAGCCACCGTGCTGAAGGTTCGTGGTGTTGTAGACACTAATAACACGACCCAGATTACAGATGACAAGATACCTTACAGTTTAAGTTTAAGGGTTGAGTCCAATGACCCCACAAATAACGGAATTAGCCCAGCAGCTTTAGTAGGTACACCCATCAATGTTGATGGTAGTAATGGCAACTATATTTTAGTTTCTGATGCAATTCCAGCAGGCACACAATTAGCAGCTGCGCCAACTCCACCTCCTGGTTGGCAAGCAGTCTACACGACCGAGCCAGTCACAACTAATGCGAATACAGCCAATTGGAAAACCTTTCCCTTAAAAGGTGCTGATACACTGCCAGGTGTGACTCGTGTTGGTTTTATCAATAATCCAACTACTATTACTTCCATTGCTCCCGGTACAACGGTAAATGGTTTCTCAATTCAGTTAGCTGTTAAATCAACTGCAACTTCACCATTGACCGTCTCTAACATTGCCCAATTATTCGGTCAAACTCCTAGTACTAACGCCCTAGTATACGACGAATCTGGTGACCAAAATCCCAGCAACTACGACGGCTCAACACCTCCTCCAGGTACAGATACCAATGGTGATGGTGTTCCTGATACTCTACCAGCAGCTAGTGTTAGTGACGGCTATATTAACGACTCAACAGACCTTACCAACACTGGAACTGATACAGGTAACAACAATACTGGTACTGGTAGTGGTGGTGAAGCAAATAGCATCATACTGCAAACGCCTGTAGCTTCAGGGATACTCAACGGGCCGCAGAATGCGCCAGATGCGACTGGGCCATCCGGGAATAACGATGACTTCACCAATAAATCTTCCCTTGTACCAGCAGGCACACTACCTGGGGCTAAACTTGACCCACAATCAGTTGGCTTTACCAACACAATTAAGAACAATGGCACTAGCACAGGCAATATCACATTAGTACCAACAAAACCAACCAATCAGCTGGATTTACCAAATAGTACGAAGGTAACTATTACCTACAATAGTCAGTCGGTTGTATATACCTACGATCAAGCAACAGGAAACTTTACAACCGCTAGTACACCAATCACTATCTCTAACGTTGCTAGTGGCGCACTCATCAACTATGGTGTAGAAGTCGATCTGCCAGCCAATACTTCTTTGTCAACAGATACTATTCCAGACTATACAGGCGATAAAGAATTTGGCTTCCCAATACCCATTGCTGCCTTCATTGATGCTAATAATGATGGTGCATTCGATAAAAATACTGAAGTCTACAACATCACTATTGATCGCGTGTATACTGGCTTCCTGAAACTGCTGAAAGTGTCGCGAGTTTTACAAGGAACTGGGACTGTAGTCCAGGGGAATGATGGCACATTCAGTATCGATCCGAAGAAGCCTGCACCAGGAAACATTATTGAGTACCAAATTCAATACACAAATATTTCCGATCCTCAATCTGGAACGGGTAATGTGATTTTGAATGCTAACAAAGTTGTGATTACTGAAGATGGTACGAAAACCCCCAACAACTGGGCATTAGACAACGATGCTAGCGGTCAAATTGATACTAGCAACATTGTTGGTTCAGCTAAGGATTCCGGGAGTGCAACCATTCAATTCTTCAGTGGTAATTCAGCTACTAGCTCTGGTATTGACCAAACTGGAACTACGGCAAACACTGATGTTGCTAAGTATATAGATACTGTAACTGACACGATCGCACCGGGTATTCAAAGAACGTTTACCTTCCAACGCAAGGTGAACTAA
- a CDS encoding DUF11 domain-containing protein: protein MKRVSLAGLGAFALIATVPFVGQIPGIANVWHLESAVAQNIKTQGQIQLRLEAEKQVVAQDQQGKQSKKWEPLKGQVVVRPGDVLRYTLSGENKSDRPVKNLTFNQPIPKGMVYVLNSTSVAKNAKVIYSIDGGRSFVENPTVKVTLPGGKVETKPAPAIAYTHIRLQIPSLAAKTTVKATYQTQVR, encoded by the coding sequence ATGAAGCGTGTTTCTCTTGCAGGTTTAGGAGCATTTGCTCTCATTGCTACAGTTCCATTTGTCGGTCAAATTCCGGGAATCGCAAATGTATGGCATTTAGAAAGTGCTGTTGCTCAGAATATCAAAACTCAAGGGCAAATTCAATTGCGTTTAGAAGCAGAAAAGCAGGTGGTGGCACAGGATCAACAAGGTAAGCAAAGTAAGAAATGGGAACCTTTGAAAGGTCAAGTTGTGGTGCGACCAGGAGATGTATTGCGATATACCTTAAGCGGTGAAAATAAGAGCGATCGCCCAGTGAAGAATTTGACTTTTAATCAACCTATTCCCAAAGGAATGGTCTACGTGCTGAATTCTACCAGTGTCGCCAAAAATGCCAAAGTTATTTACAGCATTGATGGCGGGCGTAGCTTTGTCGAAAATCCCACTGTTAAAGTTACTCTTCCTGGCGGCAAAGTGGAAACAAAACCAGCACCAGCCATTGCTTACACCCATATCCGTTTGCAGATTCCGTCACTTGCAGCGAAGACGACAGTCAAGGCAACTTATCAAACCCAAGTGCGCTGA
- a CDS encoding ubiquitin-like small modifier protein 1 — MAVTVLVPTTLQNLTNNQASLESNGSTIAELLDSLEQSFPGIKSRLCDEEGKLRRFVNFYVDSEDIRYLDGINTALKDGDEVSIVPAVAGG, encoded by the coding sequence ATGGCTGTAACAGTTTTAGTTCCTACAACTCTTCAGAATTTGACTAATAATCAAGCTAGTCTAGAATCCAACGGTAGCACCATTGCTGAACTCTTGGACTCCTTAGAACAAAGCTTTCCTGGTATTAAATCGCGGTTGTGCGATGAAGAAGGCAAGCTACGTCGATTTGTAAATTTTTACGTCGATAGTGAAGATATCCGCTATTTAGATGGTATTAACACAGCCTTGAAAGATGGTGATGAAGTAAGTATTGTTCCTGCTGTTGCTGGTGGTTAA
- a CDS encoding DUF11 domain-containing protein — protein MCPVSRPQNQKQITSSGSWWQRLTATVLLGSFLHTTISVPAIAQQTNNLVASLPLINQATYTYTDSASNYQYQGSSEQINISPSPLLDPLGRILGCAGTILPDYTGFSVGVYEPNSSDPTGTELGSLVALTRTELPDIPNNNVPGGKSPNTENSNPYFVTNNPAGVYNFLLDPNKGQTAPGKTYIFVVNPPPNSIYKQRRIKIEILGSTGTQGNSVVRYVASSLDGQPINITGETRVEQTVVLVPNAEVNGLDLLAFEFTTNMCQANQLQIIKTGDRATAEPGDTVIYRLSVKNLADAGLNNIFVTDDLPLGFQFLPKSVRGELDGQLVTIASERNGNTVTFRTDVTIPPEKVLNIAYAAQLTADALRGTGRNTAIVNAQRADNRFSTKDGPATHQLKIRPGIVSDCGTIIGRVFVDKNFDGEQQRGEPGVANAVIFLEDGNRITTDPNGLFSLANALPGYHTGVLDLSSVAGYTLAHNEKFRERNSQSRLVHLEPGGLVRMNFAVTPTFQEPVKK, from the coding sequence ATGTGTCCGGTGAGCCGCCCTCAAAACCAAAAGCAAATTACTTCTAGCGGTAGCTGGTGGCAACGGTTAACAGCTACTGTTCTTCTGGGAAGTTTTTTGCATACTACTATTTCTGTGCCAGCGATCGCGCAACAGACTAACAATCTGGTTGCGTCTTTGCCATTAATAAATCAAGCTACTTATACTTATACAGATTCTGCTAGTAATTATCAATATCAAGGAAGTTCTGAGCAAATCAATATTAGTCCTAGCCCATTACTCGATCCATTAGGGCGGATTTTAGGTTGCGCTGGCACAATTCTACCTGACTATACAGGTTTTTCAGTTGGCGTATACGAACCTAATTCTAGCGACCCAACGGGTACAGAATTAGGTAGTTTAGTTGCTTTGACTAGAACAGAGTTACCCGATATTCCGAATAACAACGTTCCTGGCGGTAAATCGCCAAATACCGAGAATAGTAACCCTTACTTCGTTACGAATAACCCTGCGGGTGTCTACAATTTCCTACTCGATCCGAATAAGGGTCAAACCGCTCCAGGTAAAACCTATATTTTTGTAGTCAATCCACCACCAAATTCTATCTACAAACAGCGGCGGATAAAAATTGAAATCCTTGGTAGCACTGGTACACAAGGTAATAGTGTCGTGCGGTATGTCGCTAGTTCTCTAGATGGTCAACCAATCAATATCACAGGTGAAACCAGGGTAGAGCAAACAGTTGTTTTAGTTCCCAATGCAGAAGTAAATGGACTGGACTTATTAGCCTTTGAATTTACCACAAATATGTGTCAAGCCAATCAGTTGCAGATTATCAAAACAGGCGATCGCGCTACTGCTGAACCTGGAGATACGGTAATCTATCGCCTGTCGGTAAAAAATCTTGCTGATGCTGGTTTGAATAATATATTTGTCACCGACGACCTACCTTTAGGATTTCAGTTTTTGCCGAAATCTGTACGGGGAGAGCTAGATGGTCAACTAGTCACGATCGCCTCAGAACGCAATGGTAACACAGTGACATTCCGCACAGACGTCACAATTCCCCCAGAGAAAGTCTTGAATATTGCCTACGCTGCTCAATTAACAGCTGATGCATTGCGTGGTACTGGTCGCAACACTGCGATCGTTAATGCCCAACGAGCTGATAACCGTTTTAGTACTAAGGATGGCCCAGCAACGCACCAATTGAAAATTCGTCCAGGAATAGTTTCTGACTGTGGCACGATTATCGGTCGGGTATTTGTTGATAAAAACTTTGACGGTGAACAACAGCGTGGTGAGCCTGGAGTAGCCAATGCAGTGATTTTTCTAGAGGATGGAAACCGCATCACTACAGATCCTAATGGTTTGTTCTCCTTAGCTAATGCCTTACCTGGATACCACACAGGTGTACTAGACCTTAGCAGTGTAGCAGGTTACACCCTAGCTCATAACGAAAAATTCCGCGAACGAAATAGTCAATCTCGCTTGGTGCATTTAGAGCCTGGTGGTTTAGTACGCATGAACTTTGCTGTCACCCCCACATTTCAGGAGCCAGTCAAGAAATGA
- a CDS encoding iron uptake porin, with amino-acid sequence MLAWLLIAGVNGVAQKALAQEYINTETTQEIGVKSDNIIPSSPSLSPEEPMAQVTSVSQLKDVQPNDWAFQALQSLVERYGCIAGYPDSSYRGNRALTRYEFAAGVNACLDRVNELITTATSDLVTREDLEILQKLQSEFAPELATLRGRVDNLEAKTAEIEANQFSTTTKLSGLLIVGIQGRTNNRGDINPRDGQKDTTDAGTNINVISLAQLYLTSQITPSSYLFTGLLDGKGKTTPRFTNSVSRNDVLLGYEFPTDNLIVSDLNFHWLVTDKLAVMVGTEGVSMPYAFRGPNRVESAATGPLSYFAQRNPILNMGYGHGGIAIDWQFAKRASLQAIYTSYQPGNSGKGSGLFDGNTTTGVQLLLTPTDTLDLSLYYVNNYASDGCLLTFVGDECLTTVNTTTGKSAPLQTNAVGATLTWQISPHISAGAWGGYTKSYIPGQSGSVETTNYMVFLNFPDLFAKGNLGGIYVGQPPKITSSDLPVGNNVPDFINTGLGRTGGQPGTTTQIEAFYRFQLTDNISITPGIIHLIQPGNTPDSDSVTIGILRSTFSF; translated from the coding sequence ATGCTCGCATGGTTACTAATTGCGGGAGTAAATGGAGTTGCACAAAAAGCATTAGCACAAGAATATATCAATACAGAAACTACTCAGGAGATAGGAGTTAAGAGCGATAATATTATTCCCTCATCCCCCTCCCTCTCTCCAGAAGAACCGATGGCGCAAGTTACATCGGTATCTCAACTCAAGGATGTACAACCCAACGATTGGGCATTCCAAGCCTTGCAATCTTTGGTGGAACGTTATGGTTGCATAGCCGGCTATCCAGATAGCAGCTATCGCGGTAATCGCGCTTTAACTCGGTATGAATTCGCTGCGGGTGTAAACGCTTGTTTAGATAGAGTCAACGAATTAATTACTACAGCCACCAGCGATTTAGTCACTCGCGAAGATTTAGAAATATTACAAAAATTACAGTCAGAATTTGCCCCTGAATTAGCAACTTTGCGGGGTCGTGTCGATAATTTAGAAGCCAAAACTGCTGAAATCGAAGCTAACCAATTCTCAACAACAACTAAACTCAGTGGACTACTGATAGTTGGCATTCAAGGACGAACTAACAATCGTGGTGATATTAATCCTAGAGATGGCCAAAAAGATACAACTGATGCAGGAACAAACATTAATGTTATATCCCTGGCGCAGCTGTATTTAACTAGTCAAATCACTCCCAGTAGTTACTTGTTTACAGGTCTTTTAGATGGAAAAGGAAAAACTACGCCGAGATTTACCAATAGTGTTTCCCGAAATGATGTTTTACTTGGCTACGAATTTCCTACAGATAACTTGATTGTAAGTGACCTCAATTTTCATTGGCTGGTGACAGATAAATTAGCAGTAATGGTAGGAACAGAAGGCGTAAGTATGCCATATGCTTTCCGAGGCCCCAATCGGGTAGAAAGTGCTGCAACTGGACCATTATCTTATTTTGCCCAAAGAAACCCAATTTTAAATATGGGATACGGTCACGGTGGTATAGCTATCGATTGGCAATTTGCTAAACGCGCTAGTTTACAGGCAATTTATACTAGTTATCAGCCAGGAAATTCCGGTAAAGGTAGCGGTTTATTTGATGGAAACACCACTACAGGTGTACAATTACTGCTGACACCAACTGATACTCTAGATTTAAGTTTATATTACGTTAACAATTACGCTTCGGATGGTTGTTTACTAACCTTTGTTGGTGATGAATGCTTAACTACAGTTAATACCACTACCGGAAAATCAGCACCGCTACAAACTAATGCCGTGGGTGCGACTCTGACTTGGCAAATTTCTCCTCACATTAGCGCAGGTGCGTGGGGTGGTTATACTAAATCTTACATTCCTGGGCAATCAGGAAGTGTAGAAACAACAAATTATATGGTGTTTCTGAATTTTCCTGATTTATTTGCTAAAGGAAATTTAGGAGGAATTTATGTCGGTCAACCTCCTAAAATAACTAGTAGTGACTTACCTGTAGGGAATAATGTCCCTGATTTTATCAATACAGGTTTAGGACGAACAGGTGGACAACCAGGCACGACCACTCAAATCGAGGCATTTTATCGTTTCCAGCTAACAGATAATATCAGCATTACACCAGGGATAATTCATCTTATACAGCCTGGTAACACACCAGATAGTGACTCAGTTACTATCGGCATTCTACGGAGTACTTTTAGTTTTTAG
- the thrC gene encoding threonine synthase — protein MTQAIKTQTQTQTSTAYFQALKCKECGAEYELKASNVCESCFGPLEVKYDYNALRLTVTRETIQAGPNSIWRYRPFLPVATDNVIDVGTGMTPLVRSHRLARRLGLNKLYIKNDAVNMPTLSFKDRVVSVALSRARELGFTTVSCASTGNLANSTAAIAAHAGLDCCVFIPADLEAGKIIGSLIYSPTLMAVKGNYDQVNRLCSEVANTHGWGFVNINLRPYYSEGSKTLGFEVAEQLGWELPDHVVAPLASGSLFTKIYKGFQEFVEVGLVENKSVRFSGAQAEGCSPIAQAFKEGRDFIKPVKPNTIAKSLAIGNPADGIYAVELAQKTGGNIESVNDAEIIDGIKLLAETEGIFTETAGGTTVAVLKKLVEAGKIDPDETTVIYITGNGLKTQEAIQGYVGEPLTIDAKLDSFERALERSRTLDRLEWQQVLV, from the coding sequence ATGACTCAGGCAATCAAAACCCAAACCCAAACCCAAACCAGCACTGCCTACTTTCAAGCCTTGAAGTGTAAGGAATGTGGTGCGGAATATGAACTCAAAGCCAGTAATGTTTGTGAGTCATGTTTTGGCCCGTTAGAAGTTAAATATGACTACAACGCCCTACGTCTGACTGTCACTCGTGAAACAATTCAAGCTGGGCCCAATTCAATTTGGCGCTACCGTCCCTTTTTGCCTGTCGCAACTGACAATGTTATAGATGTGGGAACTGGTATGACTCCGTTGGTTCGTTCCCACCGTCTTGCTCGTCGTTTGGGTTTAAATAAGCTTTATATAAAAAATGATGCTGTGAATATGCCCACCCTGAGCTTTAAGGATCGGGTGGTGTCAGTCGCTCTATCTAGAGCGCGGGAGTTAGGTTTCACTACTGTTTCTTGCGCTAGCACTGGTAATTTGGCAAATTCTACAGCTGCGATCGCAGCTCACGCCGGTTTAGATTGCTGTGTGTTCATCCCCGCAGATTTAGAAGCCGGTAAAATTATCGGTAGCCTGATCTACAGTCCCACCCTGATGGCCGTCAAGGGCAACTACGATCAAGTAAATCGTCTCTGTTCTGAAGTTGCTAATACACATGGGTGGGGTTTTGTCAACATCAATCTGCGTCCTTATTACTCTGAAGGTTCCAAGACGCTAGGTTTTGAAGTTGCAGAACAACTAGGCTGGGAACTTCCCGATCATGTGGTTGCTCCTTTGGCATCTGGTTCGCTCTTTACAAAAATTTATAAAGGGTTCCAAGAATTTGTCGAAGTTGGTTTAGTAGAAAACAAGAGCGTCCGTTTCAGTGGCGCTCAGGCTGAAGGTTGTTCGCCAATCGCCCAAGCCTTCAAAGAAGGACGCGATTTTATTAAGCCAGTAAAACCGAATACAATTGCGAAATCTCTAGCGATCGGTAATCCAGCAGACGGTATTTATGCTGTGGAGCTAGCTCAGAAGACAGGTGGTAACATTGAATCAGTCAATGATGCCGAAATTATTGATGGCATCAAGTTGCTGGCAGAAACCGAAGGCATCTTCACAGAAACGGCTGGTGGTACAACCGTGGCCGTGCTGAAAAAACTGGTAGAAGCTGGCAAAATTGATCCAGATGAAACTACCGTGATTTACATCACCGGCAATGGTCTGAAAACGCAAGAAGCAATCCAAGGCTACGTTGGTGAACCCTTGACTATTGATGCTAAATTGGATAGTTTTGAACGCGCCTTGGAGCGATCGCGTACTCTGGATCGCTTGGAATGGCAACAAGTCCTCGTTTAG